The Nostoc sp. 'Lobaria pulmonaria (5183) cyanobiont' genome window below encodes:
- a CDS encoding saccharopine dehydrogenase family protein, translated as MTDSVLIIGGRGRIGSTVAQDLATHTQAQITITGRSAEFGEAVSLSSGGQVQFLVLDLAELDKLRDAIANSNLVIHCAGPFHYRDTNVLETCIAQGVNYVDVSDHRSYTSKALKYNEQAAAAGVTAIINTGIFPGISNSMVRQGVEQFDQPEKIHLSYLVSGSGGAGITVMRTTFLGLQYPFETWIDGKWQVVKPYSERELVEFPPPYRRTGVYWFDMPETFTLPKAFPSVKTVITKFGSVPDFYNHLTWIAAHVFPKWLMQRRYMIEFLSHVSHSMTDVTNNFSGIGVAVRSEVTGQKNGETALYCSTVVHENTAVASGCGTGSIAQLLLEGKLKKPGVFAVEEALPTNLFEEVMQSRGIKINHSWL; from the coding sequence ATGACAGACAGCGTTTTAATTATTGGTGGACGGGGGCGGATTGGTAGCACTGTTGCTCAGGATCTAGCTACCCATACGCAGGCACAAATTACGATTACTGGACGTTCTGCGGAGTTTGGGGAGGCTGTTAGCTTGTCTTCGGGAGGACAAGTGCAGTTTTTGGTGTTGGACTTGGCAGAACTTGACAAGCTGCGAGATGCGATCGCAAACTCTAACTTAGTCATCCACTGTGCTGGCCCATTTCACTATCGAGATACTAATGTTCTCGAAACCTGTATTGCTCAAGGCGTTAACTATGTAGATGTCAGCGACCATCGTTCCTACACCAGCAAAGCTCTCAAGTATAATGAACAAGCTGCTGCGGCTGGCGTGACGGCAATTATTAATACTGGCATTTTTCCTGGTATTTCTAACAGCATGGTACGTCAGGGAGTTGAACAATTTGATCAACCAGAAAAAATCCATTTAAGTTATTTAGTTTCGGGTTCTGGTGGTGCTGGCATTACAGTGATGCGGACAACTTTTCTTGGGTTGCAGTATCCTTTTGAGACTTGGATAGATGGAAAATGGCAGGTAGTCAAGCCTTATAGTGAAAGAGAACTAGTTGAGTTTCCACCTCCATATAGACGCACCGGAGTTTACTGGTTTGATATGCCAGAAACCTTTACACTGCCCAAAGCCTTCCCATCAGTAAAAACTGTAATTACTAAGTTTGGCTCTGTTCCCGATTTTTACAATCACCTAACTTGGATTGCGGCACACGTTTTTCCCAAGTGGTTAATGCAGCGTCGTTACATGATTGAATTTCTGTCTCATGTCAGCCATTCGATGACAGATGTTACAAATAATTTTAGTGGAATTGGGGTAGCAGTTCGTTCAGAAGTTACAGGGCAAAAAAATGGTGAAACAGCCCTTTATTGTTCAACTGTAGTGCATGAGAATACAGCTGTGGCTTCTGGTTGCGGCACAGGTAGTATTGCCCAATTATTGCTAGAAGGTAAACTCAAGAAACCAGGTGTTTTTGCTGTGGAAGAAGCACTACCAACAAATTTATTTGAAGAGGTAATGCAAAGCCGAGGAATTAAAATTAATCACAGTTGGTTATAG